In Paraflavitalea devenefica, the following are encoded in one genomic region:
- a CDS encoding PQQ-dependent sugar dehydrogenase — protein MKNVIFSICLLGMLAACDKDDKDSPSTPANIHDTVLTQNLSFPWEIVWGPDDFIWMTERGGRVSRVNPQTGEATLLIAIKDVKTQGEGGLLGMALHPSFATTPHVFVAYNYDNGGNYREKIVRYSYNGTTLTDPLTIFDNISAANIHNGCRLVIIDNKLYISTGDAADQSLPQDMGSVNGKVLRLNLDGTVPADNPTPGNPVWSYGHRNAQGLVYANNKLYSSEHGPDSDDEINVIEKGRNYGWPDVKGFCEGGEQSFCSTHNVKEPLKAWTPTIAVSGMDYYEKDLLPQWKHSLLVTTLKNSRLVQLKLNNTHDAITETNEFFTNKYGRMRDVCISPDGKVYVCTSNGNNDKIIVINKK, from the coding sequence ATGAAAAACGTCATTTTTTCCATTTGCCTGCTGGGCATGCTTGCCGCCTGCGACAAAGATGATAAAGATAGCCCTTCCACACCGGCGAATATCCATGATACGGTTCTGACACAGAATCTTTCTTTTCCCTGGGAGATTGTCTGGGGACCGGATGATTTTATCTGGATGACGGAACGGGGCGGACGGGTAAGCCGTGTTAACCCGCAAACCGGAGAGGCCACGCTCCTGATCGCTATTAAGGATGTTAAAACCCAGGGAGAAGGTGGTTTGCTGGGCATGGCCCTGCATCCTTCCTTTGCTACTACCCCGCATGTTTTTGTGGCTTACAATTATGATAACGGCGGCAATTACCGTGAAAAGATTGTACGGTATAGTTATAATGGCACTACTTTGACGGACCCACTGACGATTTTTGACAATATTTCGGCCGCTAATATCCATAACGGGTGCCGCCTGGTTATTATTGATAATAAGTTATATATCAGCACCGGCGATGCGGCCGACCAATCACTACCGCAGGATATGGGTTCTGTAAATGGTAAGGTGCTGCGACTGAACCTGGATGGAACGGTCCCTGCCGATAACCCTACTCCCGGCAATCCCGTATGGAGTTATGGCCATCGTAATGCACAAGGACTGGTGTATGCCAATAACAAGCTGTATAGTTCGGAACATGGCCCTGACTCTGATGACGAGATTAATGTTATTGAGAAAGGCAGGAATTATGGCTGGCCCGATGTAAAAGGATTTTGTGAAGGTGGGGAGCAAAGTTTTTGTTCTACCCACAATGTGAAGGAGCCACTAAAAGCCTGGACCCCTACTATTGCAGTGAGCGGTATGGATTATTATGAGAAGGACCTGTTGCCGCAATGGAAGCATTCCCTCCTGGTAACTACCCTGAAGAATAGCCGGCTGGTGCAGTTAAAGCTGAATAACACACACGACGCGATTACAGAAACGAATGAGTTTTTTACTAATAAGTATGGAAGGATGCGGGATGTGTGTATTTCCCCGGACGGAAAGGTATATGTGTGTACCAGTAATGGCAATAATGATAAGATTATTGTGATCAATAAGAAATAG
- a CDS encoding LemA family protein, whose translation MKSRYLVLIVIGVFILILGGCGCNGYNNMVNLDEDVKAKWGNVQSDYQRRADLIPNLVNTVKGAANFEQETLTKVMEARSKATAVNINAGELTPEKIAQFQQAQGELSGALSRLLVTVERYPELKANQNFLDLQKQLEGTENRIKVSRNDFNTSVQGYNSTVRKFPNNLFAGMFGFRVRDGFKADPGAERAPEVKF comes from the coding sequence ATGAAGTCGCGTTATCTCGTTCTGATCGTTATTGGCGTATTCATCCTCATCCTGGGCGGTTGTGGTTGCAATGGCTATAACAACATGGTTAATCTTGATGAAGACGTAAAAGCAAAATGGGGCAATGTACAAAGTGACTATCAGCGCCGGGCTGACCTCATCCCCAACCTGGTAAATACAGTGAAGGGTGCTGCTAACTTTGAGCAGGAAACGCTCACCAAAGTGATGGAAGCCCGTTCAAAAGCTACGGCTGTTAATATCAATGCAGGTGAACTTACACCGGAAAAAATAGCGCAGTTCCAACAGGCGCAAGGCGAACTGAGCGGAGCGCTGAGCCGCTTGCTCGTCACCGTTGAAAGATATCCTGAGCTCAAAGCCAACCAGAACTTCCTGGACCTGCAAAAACAACTGGAAGGAACAGAGAACCGGATCAAAGTTTCCCGGAATGATTTCAATACATCCGTGCAGGGATACAACTCCACCGTCCGCAAATTCCCCAACAACCTCTTTGCAGGTATGTTTGGGTTCAGGGTGCGTGATGGCTTCAAAGCAGATCCGGGTGCCGAAAGAGCGCCGGAAGTAAAATTCTAA
- a CDS encoding TPM domain-containing protein, with product MAFFPFSRKSDFFSADEKKQVIKAIQDAELATSGEIRVYIESRCRYVDPLDRAAELFWSLKMDYTKDHNAVLVYVAVRDHQFAVFADQGIHEKVGNEFWNKEVQAMKKHFVQNHYADAVVQVVTDVGAALQHHFPFNRETDKNELPDDIIFGH from the coding sequence ATGGCATTTTTCCCATTCTCCCGAAAAAGCGATTTCTTTTCAGCAGACGAGAAAAAGCAGGTCATCAAAGCAATCCAGGACGCAGAACTGGCCACCAGTGGCGAAATCCGGGTATACATAGAAAGCCGCTGCCGGTATGTAGACCCGCTCGACAGGGCGGCAGAACTCTTCTGGTCGCTCAAAATGGACTATACAAAGGACCATAACGCGGTACTTGTATACGTGGCAGTGCGCGACCACCAGTTTGCAGTCTTTGCCGATCAGGGCATCCATGAAAAAGTAGGCAATGAATTCTGGAACAAGGAAGTGCAGGCAATGAAAAAGCACTTTGTGCAAAATCATTATGCCGATGCAGTAGTGCAGGTCGTTACAGATGTAGGCGCTGCGCTGCAGCATCACTTTCCTTTCAACCGGGAAACAGACAAAAATGAATTGCCGGATGACATCATATTCGGACATTAA
- a CDS encoding Gfo/Idh/MocA family protein: MSYNDYSRRKFLKQAMLASAAATVPGFLLANEQRHPRKLGPNEKVNLACVGIGNRGREIIEALHKTGLANIVALCDVDMGAPHTEAILKQFPDVPRFQDFRQMFDKMGNQIDAVSIGVPDFSHFPITMMAMGLGKHVYVEKPMARTFQEVELMMKAAKRYPKVVTQMGNQGHSDANYFQFKAWVDAGIIKDVTDITAHMNSPRRWHGWDPKITAFPAAEPVPSTLNWDIWQMATSGHTYNKDFVNGQWRCWFHFGMGALGDWGAHILDTAHQFLDLGLPYEVEPLKLDGHNNFFYPMSTTLSFKFPKRGSMPPLEVKWYDGLDNLPPIPKGYGVSGLDPNIPPPSTGAIKPAKLNPGKIIYSKELTFKGGSHGSTLSIIPEEKAKEMASKLPVVPESPSNHFANFLKACKGEEQTRSPFSIAGPLSQVFCLGVLAQWTGETIKFDREKKIITSSKKINELLVGAPPRKGWEQYYKV; the protein is encoded by the coding sequence ATGTCTTATAACGATTACTCCAGAAGAAAATTTTTGAAGCAGGCCATGCTGGCATCTGCTGCTGCAACCGTACCCGGCTTTCTATTGGCCAATGAGCAACGGCATCCCCGTAAATTAGGGCCCAATGAAAAAGTCAACCTGGCCTGTGTGGGAATAGGCAACCGCGGAAGGGAGATCATTGAAGCGTTGCACAAAACCGGCCTGGCCAACATTGTGGCGCTTTGTGATGTAGACATGGGCGCTCCGCATACGGAAGCCATCTTAAAGCAGTTCCCCGATGTACCGCGGTTCCAGGACTTCCGGCAAATGTTTGATAAAATGGGCAACCAGATTGATGCCGTGTCAATCGGTGTTCCCGATTTCTCCCACTTCCCCATCACCATGATGGCTATGGGCCTCGGCAAGCACGTATACGTGGAAAAACCGATGGCGCGCACCTTCCAGGAAGTGGAACTCATGATGAAGGCGGCGAAAAGATATCCCAAAGTGGTTACCCAAATGGGCAACCAGGGCCATTCCGATGCCAACTACTTCCAGTTCAAAGCCTGGGTGGATGCCGGTATCATCAAAGATGTGACCGACATCACAGCGCACATGAACTCACCACGTCGCTGGCATGGCTGGGATCCTAAGATCACGGCATTCCCTGCTGCCGAGCCTGTGCCGTCCACCCTGAATTGGGATATCTGGCAAATGGCTACCAGCGGGCATACCTATAACAAAGATTTTGTGAACGGACAATGGCGCTGCTGGTTCCACTTTGGCATGGGCGCCCTGGGCGATTGGGGGGCACACATCCTCGATACAGCGCACCAGTTCCTCGACCTGGGATTGCCTTATGAAGTGGAACCCCTCAAACTGGATGGGCATAACAACTTCTTCTATCCCATGTCAACCACGCTCTCATTCAAATTCCCCAAGCGGGGCAGCATGCCGCCGTTGGAAGTGAAATGGTATGATGGCCTGGATAACCTGCCCCCCATACCCAAAGGATATGGCGTATCAGGTCTGGACCCCAACATTCCGCCACCCAGCACCGGCGCCATCAAACCGGCCAAGCTCAATCCCGGGAAGATCATCTATAGCAAAGAGCTTACCTTCAAAGGTGGTTCGCATGGCAGCACGCTGTCCATCATTCCGGAGGAAAAAGCAAAAGAGATGGCATCCAAACTGCCTGTTGTGCCGGAAAGCCCGTCCAACCACTTTGCCAACTTCCTGAAAGCCTGCAAGGGAGAAGAACAAACCCGTTCACCATTCTCCATTGCCGGCCCGTTAAGCCAGGTATTCTGCCTCGGCGTACTGGCGCAATGGACAGGAGAAACAATTAAATTCGACAGGGAAAAAAAGATCATCACCAGCAGCAAAAAGATCAATGAACTGCTCGTGGGTGCTCCGCCACGCAAAGGCTGGGAGCAATACTACAAAGTGTAG
- a CDS encoding phosphoglycerate kinase: protein MSTFSQHNFKGEKALIRVDFNVPLDDKYNITDDTRITAAIPTIKKILNDGGSVILMSHLGRPKDGPTEKYSLKHLIKHISELLGGTTVLFANDCIGEQAYVTAGMLKAGEVLLLENLRFYKEEEKGDEAFAEKLSKLGDIYVNDAFGTAHRAHASTAVIAKFFPADKRMFGLLMESEVASAEKVLHQSQKPFTAIIGGAKVSDKILIIENLLERATDIIIGGGMAYTFMKAQGGKIGKSLCEDDRLDTAKDLLKKAEAKGVCIHLPSDSTIADKFDANAETAASPSNAIPDGWMGLDIGVMACDQFTNVIKRSKTILWNGPMGVFEMEKFQHGTKTIAEAVAAATQHGAFSLVGGGDSVAAVNQFGFADKVSYVSTGGGAMLEYFEGKTLPGIAAIKG, encoded by the coding sequence ATGTCTACATTTAGCCAACATAACTTCAAAGGAGAAAAAGCCCTTATCCGGGTCGACTTCAACGTTCCGCTCGATGATAAATACAACATCACCGACGATACACGTATCACGGCTGCCATACCTACCATAAAAAAAATATTGAACGATGGCGGCAGCGTCATCCTCATGAGCCACCTGGGCAGGCCCAAAGACGGACCTACTGAAAAATACTCGCTCAAACACCTCATCAAACACATCAGTGAGCTCCTGGGTGGTACTACTGTACTATTTGCCAATGATTGCATTGGTGAGCAGGCTTACGTAACCGCCGGTATGCTTAAAGCCGGTGAAGTGCTGCTGCTCGAAAACCTGCGTTTCTACAAAGAAGAGGAAAAAGGTGATGAAGCCTTTGCTGAAAAACTCTCCAAACTGGGTGATATATACGTGAATGATGCCTTTGGTACTGCCCACCGGGCGCATGCCTCTACAGCCGTCATTGCTAAATTCTTCCCGGCTGACAAGCGTATGTTTGGCCTGCTTATGGAAAGTGAGGTAGCCAGCGCTGAAAAAGTATTGCACCAGTCACAGAAGCCTTTCACGGCCATCATTGGCGGCGCCAAAGTATCGGATAAAATACTCATCATTGAAAACCTGCTCGAAAGAGCTACCGACATCATCATCGGTGGCGGTATGGCTTACACCTTCATGAAAGCCCAGGGCGGTAAGATTGGTAAATCACTGTGCGAGGACGATCGCCTGGATACAGCAAAAGACCTGCTCAAAAAAGCAGAAGCAAAAGGCGTTTGCATCCACCTGCCTTCTGACTCCACCATTGCCGATAAATTTGATGCCAATGCCGAAACAGCCGCATCACCCAGCAATGCCATCCCCGATGGCTGGATGGGGCTCGATATAGGAGTGATGGCCTGTGATCAGTTTACCAACGTCATCAAACGTTCCAAAACTATCTTATGGAATGGACCGATGGGCGTATTTGAAATGGAGAAATTCCAGCATGGCACCAAAACCATTGCCGAAGCGGTAGCGGCGGCTACACAGCATGGTGCTTTCTCTCTCGTAGGAGGAGGTGACTCAGTAGCTGCTGTCAACCAGTTTGGTTTTGCCGATAAAGTAAGCTATGTCTCCACCGGTGGTGGCGCCATGCTCGAATACTTTGAAGGAAAGACCCTGCCCGGCATCGCCGCCATAAAGGGATAA
- the gap gene encoding type I glyceraldehyde-3-phosphate dehydrogenase: MSTVKVAINGFGRIGRLVYRQIYKMDGIDVVAINDLTSPKVLAHLLKYDSAQGRFDADVKASENSIIVNGDEVKIYAQKNPAEIPWKDHGVDVVLECTGFFTDKDKAAAHITAGAKRVVISAPATGDLKTIVFNVNHNTLDGSETIISCASCTTNCLAPMADTLDKQFGIVNGLMTTIHAYTNDQNTQDAPHPKGDLRRARAAAQNIVPNSTGAAKAIGLVLPGLKGKLDGSAQRVPTLTGSLTELTAIISKKTTVAELNAAMKAASNESFGYTEDEIVSTDIIGSTYGSLFDATQTRVQTVGDSQLVRVVSWYDNEMSYVSQLVRTVKYFAGLISK; encoded by the coding sequence ATGAGCACAGTTAAAGTGGCCATCAACGGGTTCGGACGTATCGGCCGGTTGGTATATCGCCAGATCTACAAAATGGACGGTATTGACGTAGTAGCAATTAACGACCTCACCAGTCCTAAGGTGTTGGCCCACCTCCTCAAATACGACAGCGCACAAGGTCGTTTTGATGCCGACGTAAAAGCTTCTGAAAACTCTATTATAGTAAATGGCGACGAAGTAAAGATTTACGCCCAGAAAAACCCAGCCGAAATTCCCTGGAAAGACCACGGCGTGGACGTAGTACTGGAATGTACCGGTTTTTTTACCGATAAAGACAAAGCAGCCGCTCACATTACTGCAGGTGCCAAAAGAGTAGTTATCTCTGCACCCGCTACCGGCGACCTCAAGACCATCGTATTCAATGTTAACCACAATACGCTCGACGGCAGCGAAACCATCATCAGTTGCGCTTCCTGTACTACCAACTGTCTGGCTCCAATGGCCGACACCCTCGACAAGCAATTCGGTATCGTAAATGGTTTAATGACCACCATCCACGCTTATACCAACGACCAGAATACACAGGACGCTCCGCACCCGAAAGGTGACCTGCGCCGCGCCCGCGCTGCTGCTCAGAACATTGTTCCCAACAGCACCGGCGCCGCCAAAGCCATTGGCCTTGTATTACCAGGTCTGAAAGGTAAGCTTGATGGTTCTGCACAGCGTGTGCCTACCCTTACCGGTTCACTCACTGAGCTCACAGCCATCATTTCTAAGAAAACAACCGTAGCCGAACTGAATGCCGCTATGAAAGCCGCCTCCAATGAAAGCTTTGGATATACAGAAGATGAGATCGTAAGCACCGACATCATCGGCTCTACTTATGGTTCATTATTCGATGCTACCCAAACACGCGTACAAACCGTGGGCGATTCCCAACTGGTGCGTGTAGTAAGCTGGTACGACAATGAAATGAGCTATGTAAGCCAACTGGTGCGTACCGTGAAATACTTCGCCGGCCTCATCAGCAAATAA
- a CDS encoding ABC transporter ATP-binding protein has product MARRNLDIPKAKLTWANLRESLLIFSYVKPYIGKFITGLVFIALSSLTTMAFPYLLKQLINSASGTAVPSLGTAGSIVGWMFAVLVIQMLFSFMRIYLFTSVGEHAVADMRRDIYRKMITMPMDFFAQRRVGELSSRISSDLSQIQDAVTSLLAEVLRGLLVLIIGIGLILYISPKLTGVMLSVLPVIIIIAIIFGKFIRRFSRQTQDQLADSHIIVQETLQGISNVKSFANEWFEINRYTRSLQQVIKMAVKSGLYRGMFVSFLLFSVFGTIALVVWYGIGHLAFGDLTAFVIYTAFVGGSMAGFADIYGQLQKTMGATQRVRELLRDIPEQVSEQDEPIQPEHILEGAVRLQNVAFNYPSRAEVTVLKDVSIIALPGEQVAIVGPSGAGKSTIAALLLRFYEPSGGQLFFDDKAAAGIPLTQLRKQIALVPQDVLLFGGTIRENILYGKPNATQEEIEQAARQAHAHEFIINFPEGYDTVVGERGVKLSGGQRQRIAIARAILKDPVILILDEATSSLDAASESLVQEALDNLMKNRTSFIIAHRLSTIRSADKIVVLEKGVVREMGTHQELLSLPDGLYKELNRLQLEITGVE; this is encoded by the coding sequence ATGGCCCGACGCAATCTTGATATACCCAAAGCGAAATTAACATGGGCGAACCTGCGGGAAAGCCTCCTCATCTTCTCCTACGTCAAACCTTATATCGGTAAATTCATCACCGGTCTTGTCTTCATTGCCTTGTCTTCACTCACTACCATGGCCTTCCCCTACCTGCTCAAGCAGCTCATCAATAGCGCCAGTGGGACTGCTGTACCGTCATTGGGTACTGCCGGCAGTATCGTGGGCTGGATGTTTGCCGTCCTGGTCATCCAGATGCTCTTCTCCTTCATGCGTATCTACCTCTTCACCTCGGTGGGGGAACATGCAGTGGCCGATATGCGGCGCGACATCTATCGCAAAATGATCACCATGCCCATGGACTTCTTTGCGCAGCGCAGGGTAGGTGAATTGTCCAGCCGCATCAGTAGCGACCTGTCACAGATCCAGGATGCCGTTACCTCATTGCTGGCGGAAGTATTGCGTGGCCTGCTCGTCCTGATCATAGGCATTGGTCTCATCCTCTACATATCGCCAAAATTAACAGGCGTTATGCTATCGGTATTACCTGTCATTATTATCATAGCAATAATTTTTGGAAAGTTCATCCGCCGCTTCTCCCGGCAAACGCAGGACCAGTTGGCCGATTCCCATATTATCGTACAGGAAACCCTGCAGGGCATCAGCAATGTAAAATCTTTTGCTAACGAATGGTTTGAGATCAACCGGTATACGCGCAGCCTGCAGCAGGTGATCAAAATGGCTGTCAAAAGCGGTCTGTACCGTGGTATGTTTGTTTCCTTCCTGCTCTTCAGTGTATTCGGTACCATCGCGCTTGTTGTATGGTACGGGATCGGTCACCTGGCATTTGGCGACCTTACCGCCTTTGTGATATACACTGCCTTTGTAGGTGGCAGTATGGCAGGTTTTGCCGATATCTATGGCCAGTTGCAGAAAACAATGGGTGCCACACAACGGGTGCGGGAATTGCTCAGGGACATTCCGGAACAGGTTTCTGAACAGGATGAACCCATACAACCGGAACACATCCTGGAGGGAGCTGTGCGTTTACAGAACGTAGCATTTAACTATCCGTCAAGAGCAGAAGTGACGGTATTAAAAGACGTTTCCATAATAGCTTTGCCGGGTGAACAGGTGGCCATCGTAGGACCCAGCGGCGCCGGTAAATCGACCATTGCGGCTTTATTACTGAGATTTTATGAGCCTTCCGGTGGGCAACTGTTTTTCGATGACAAAGCGGCTGCCGGTATTCCGCTCACCCAGTTACGCAAGCAAATAGCCCTGGTGCCGCAGGATGTATTGCTCTTTGGCGGTACCATCCGGGAAAACATCCTCTATGGGAAGCCAAATGCTACCCAGGAAGAAATAGAACAGGCAGCCCGGCAGGCGCATGCACATGAATTCATCATCAACTTCCCCGAGGGTTATGATACTGTGGTAGGAGAGCGGGGCGTTAAACTCTCCGGCGGTCAGCGTCAGCGCATTGCTATTGCGCGGGCTATTCTGAAAGATCCCGTCATACTCATACTGGATGAAGCTACCAGCTCACTCGATGCTGCTTCAGAATCGCTGGTACAGGAAGCGTTGGACAACCTCATGAAGAACCGTACTTCCTTCATCATAGCCCACCGTTTATCTACTATCCGCAGTGCCGATAAAATTGTGGTACTGGAAAAAGGAGTGGTCAGGGAAATGGGCACCCACCAGGAACTACTCAGCCTGCCCGACGGATTATATAAGGAACTTAATCGTTTACAATTAGAAATAACAGGCGTGGAATAA
- a CDS encoding ATP-binding protein: MANTTILVMLLLIGALPEVNAQSYTKADSLKIYQLLDKADQEAVTGSLDLAMQYTQQALLISREHKMLRGEGFARLKEADILLQKSNTTSINGHIEEAIKIATRLKDSFMLALANYQHGQSLMYQEQHELAEKLFHKALALHFEKNITSYTGLVYNDLGFMFGILGEFEKQAMWLLKSIRVYEQVEDLPGLATATSNLASVYYSLGNREEAIRYTRQAIAMREKVGDIAGLATSYGNLSLFYRATSIDSAIRYQEIATRYAEKTGVKAKLVPGYDNMSVLMNMQQRKRDALEYIKKSITICRELDDKLGLAHKTRWAALLCGDLKDTATALAYLRESHDLSQQLNNKTLWRDYYGSKSAYHKNQGDYKNAYEEIRKYYLYKDSLVNESTQTNIAELQTQYETEKKDQAIVALNAEQKIRQLELEKQKAVIAGNQEEAKRKQNEIDLLVQSQQLQELKIKQQEEELEKQGLLTQAKEQKLQLADKERILQVNQLRAQRQLRNTWIIGTLLILALAGVLFNRYQLKKKLEQQKELENIRTNIARDLHDDIGSTLTSISILSKVSQNNLSRDIHKSATILENITEQSQQIQQAMSDIVWTIRPDNDKLENMVIRMREYVSHTLESKNIDIDFDVDKDILQETLAMEQRRDFFLVFKEAINNAAKYAQASRVVIRLCRRDNCLQLTIQDNGKGFDTNLITSSSGLKGMRERATALGANLSIESAPQNGTTVQLQFV, translated from the coding sequence TTGGCGAACACAACCATCCTGGTAATGCTCCTGCTCATCGGCGCATTACCGGAGGTCAACGCTCAATCCTATACCAAAGCAGACTCCCTGAAGATCTACCAACTGCTCGATAAGGCCGATCAGGAAGCGGTCACAGGTTCGCTCGACCTGGCCATGCAGTACACGCAGCAGGCATTGCTGATAAGCAGGGAACATAAAATGCTGCGGGGCGAAGGATTCGCCAGGCTAAAAGAAGCAGACATCCTCCTGCAAAAATCCAACACCACCAGCATCAATGGTCATATAGAGGAGGCAATAAAGATAGCGACCCGGCTGAAAGATAGTTTCATGCTAGCCCTCGCCAACTATCAGCACGGCCAGAGTTTGATGTACCAGGAACAACACGAGCTGGCGGAAAAACTCTTCCACAAGGCATTGGCCCTTCACTTCGAAAAAAATATCACCAGCTACACCGGTCTTGTGTACAACGATCTCGGATTTATGTTCGGCATATTGGGCGAATTTGAAAAACAGGCCATGTGGCTCCTGAAATCCATCCGCGTATACGAACAGGTAGAAGACCTGCCAGGCCTGGCCACTGCTACCAGCAACCTCGCCTCGGTATACTACAGCCTGGGCAACCGCGAAGAAGCCATCCGGTATACCAGGCAGGCCATTGCCATGAGAGAAAAAGTTGGAGACATTGCCGGCCTCGCCACCTCCTATGGCAACCTGTCATTATTTTACAGGGCAACATCGATCGACTCAGCCATCAGGTACCAGGAGATCGCAACCAGGTATGCAGAGAAAACAGGCGTGAAAGCAAAGCTGGTGCCCGGGTATGATAACATGTCGGTGCTCATGAACATGCAGCAAAGGAAGAGGGATGCGCTCGAATATATTAAGAAGTCGATCACGATCTGCCGGGAACTGGATGATAAACTTGGACTGGCACACAAAACAAGATGGGCGGCATTGCTGTGTGGCGATTTGAAAGATACTGCAACCGCACTGGCGTACCTGCGTGAGTCGCATGATCTGTCACAACAACTAAACAACAAAACCCTCTGGCGTGATTACTACGGTAGTAAATCGGCCTACCATAAAAATCAGGGCGATTACAAAAACGCCTACGAAGAAATCAGAAAATACTACCTGTATAAGGATAGCCTGGTAAATGAATCCACACAGACCAATATAGCCGAGTTACAGACCCAATACGAAACAGAGAAAAAAGACCAGGCTATTGTGGCGCTCAATGCCGAACAAAAGATCCGCCAGTTGGAACTCGAAAAACAAAAAGCCGTCATTGCCGGCAACCAGGAAGAAGCCAAACGGAAACAAAATGAAATTGATCTGCTCGTTCAGTCACAACAACTGCAGGAGCTCAAAATAAAACAACAGGAAGAAGAGCTCGAAAAACAAGGGCTCCTTACACAGGCCAAAGAACAAAAACTACAACTGGCCGATAAAGAGCGGATACTGCAGGTGAACCAGCTACGTGCCCAGCGGCAGCTACGCAACACCTGGATCATTGGCACCCTGCTCATTCTGGCGCTCGCAGGGGTACTCTTCAACCGTTACCAGCTCAAAAAGAAACTGGAACAACAAAAAGAACTGGAAAATATCCGCACTAATATTGCCCGGGACCTGCATGATGATATAGGCTCTACACTGACCAGCATTAGCATCCTGTCCAAGGTGTCACAGAACAACCTTTCGCGCGACATTCATAAATCCGCCACCATACTCGAAAACATAACAGAACAATCCCAGCAGATCCAGCAGGCCATGAGTGATATCGTATGGACCATCCGGCCCGACAATGACAAATTGGAAAACATGGTCATTCGTATGCGGGAATACGTAAGCCATACCCTCGAAAGTAAAAACATAGACATAGACTTTGACGTAGATAAAGACATCCTGCAGGAAACCCTGGCCATGGAACAGCGACGCGACTTTTTCCTCGTATTCAAAGAGGCCATCAACAATGCAGCGAAATACGCACAGGCAAGCCGGGTGGTCATCAGGCTCTGTCGCCGGGATAATTGTCTGCAGCTAACAATTCAGGACAATGGTAAAGGATTCGATACCAATCTTATTACCTCCTCCAGCGGTCTTAAAGGCATGCGGGAAAGGGCTACAGCATTAGGAGCAAATCTCAGCATCGAATCAGCGCCGCAGAACGGCACCACCGTTCAACTGCAATTTGTCTGA
- a CDS encoding T9SS type A sorting domain-containing protein: MRHLLLLSAGMLSLLLLTIPVFAQPDTNYVPGTQVCWTFNGRPHGYFKAAGNGERHILISFTGDGQTTCSGFQANAPQKWLNDAGMNWDGRTVRASGDTIVWEIFTILNTNGNSPGFYAADINYFFTHIAPIDTSDHSKFHVEGLSGGVQRFWGYIFGPQVSPYRNLFSTTISISGASLGGNYAKLRYYSPGRRHWVWHGENDAHSCCPVYRSEKIYDSLSVTGYARLTIQAGSGHTDTTWDSCLSLSGADTNTNRWLWMVRNNTGQMTNYAKTSSTGQQVFDKNMPLLYPNPARKEVTITTSGLFADAYSLQVIDASGKALKRISNIRNNNYLLDVSSLQKGIYIVLIKAGSYQVQQKLMVE; this comes from the coding sequence ATGAGACATCTACTCCTTCTTTCTGCAGGGATGCTTTCCCTGTTATTACTGACAATTCCCGTTTTTGCGCAACCGGATACCAATTATGTCCCAGGCACCCAGGTTTGCTGGACGTTTAATGGCCGGCCTCATGGTTATTTTAAGGCTGCCGGCAATGGGGAAAGACATATTCTGATTTCGTTTACTGGTGATGGACAAACCACCTGTTCAGGTTTTCAGGCCAATGCTCCACAAAAATGGCTGAATGATGCCGGCATGAACTGGGATGGCCGGACCGTGAGGGCTTCTGGTGATACTATTGTATGGGAAATATTCACCATTCTGAACACGAATGGTAACAGTCCCGGATTTTATGCTGCTGATATCAATTATTTTTTCACACATATTGCCCCGATAGATACCAGTGACCATTCAAAATTCCATGTAGAGGGATTAAGTGGTGGTGTACAGCGGTTCTGGGGATATATATTTGGACCTCAGGTGAGCCCTTACCGGAATTTATTCTCTACCACGATCAGTATTTCAGGCGCCAGTTTAGGCGGCAATTATGCCAAATTACGGTATTACAGTCCGGGCAGGCGGCATTGGGTTTGGCATGGAGAGAATGATGCCCATTCCTGTTGTCCTGTTTACCGGTCGGAAAAGATATATGACAGCTTGAGTGTAACCGGCTATGCCCGCCTGACGATCCAGGCAGGAAGCGGGCACACGGATACTACCTGGGATAGCTGTTTGAGCCTATCGGGAGCAGATACGAATACGAACCGGTGGTTGTGGATGGTAAGGAACAACACAGGGCAGATGACTAATTATGCGAAGACTTCTTCAACCGGGCAGCAAGTTTTTGACAAGAATATGCCCTTGCTGTATCCTAACCCGGCAAGAAAGGAAGTAACCATTACTACAAGCGGGTTGTTTGCCGATGCTTATAGTCTCCAGGTAATAGATGCCTCAGGCAAGGCCCTAAAGCGAATATCCAATATCCGGAACAACAATTACCTGCTTGATGTCAGCTCTTTACAAAAAGGTATTTATATCGTGCTCATCAAGGCCGGTAGTTACCAGGTGCAACAAAAGTTAATGGTAGAATAG